GTCATGAACTTCGTTGCTCTTGCAGTTTTCGTGTCGGTTTATAAGGAGACCACGAATCTCTAGCTTTCGAACTTCCCAAAATCTTCGGGCTTGAGATTTTCCAGCCAGCGTTCGAGTTCTTCAGAGCTTTGCTTATGCAGAACGTCAGCGGTGGCGAAAATTGGTGCTTCAGTCCGTAAGGCCACGGCAATGGCATCACTAGGGCGTGAGTCGATCGAAAATTCTGAATCTCCATAGAGTAAGTGAATTTTCGCAAAGTATGTATTTTCTTTCAGGTCTGTGAGAACGACGCTAATGACCTTGGCTTCCATACTGTCCAGAATAGCTTTCATTAAGTCATGAGTCATAGGGCGAGGGGGGGCGATACGCTCAAGTGCGAAACTAATGGCGCTGGCCTCGGCCTTGCCAACCCAAATTGGCAACATATCGGAATTCTGCTCATCTCTCAAGATCACAATGTATGCATTATTGTAGGGGTCAAAGAGCAATCCCCGAACATTCATTTGATTGAGCATAGCCGGCCCTCAGCTGACAAACGAACAACTTAATACTATATCTCACAGGAAAAATATTACGGTATCATTCGTATGCTTAAATTGTCAATGAAAAACATGGAATTAAATGGTTGAATTTTCTGTAAAAACAAGACGTTATAGATGACAAAACCGTTGCTGAGTATCGAGAGGGTTGGGGGTTTTCAGCAAGTTTCTTTGAAAAACGTAAAATGGTTTATGACGATATTTGGGCACGAAGGTACTGGACCAGATCATCGGGGGGTACTGGTGTTTTCTCGCCACTTTTCCGGTCTTTGACCTCGATCGTTCCTTGCGCCAAGCCTTTATCGCCAATAATGACTTGAAATGGCGC
The genomic region above belongs to Nitrospirales bacterium and contains:
- a CDS encoding bifunctional nuclease family protein produces the protein MLNQMNVRGLLFDPYNNAYIVILRDEQNSDMLPIWVGKAEASAISFALERIAPPRPMTHDLMKAILDSMEAKVISVVLTDLKENTYFAKIHLLYGDSEFSIDSRPSDAIAVALRTEAPIFATADVLHKQSSEELERWLENLKPEDFGKFES